A genomic region of Methanofollis fontis contains the following coding sequences:
- the cas7b gene encoding type I-B CRISPR-associated protein Cas7/Csh2 — protein METKTETIKNRSELIFLYDIKWGNPNGDPMDENRPRFDEERSVAIVTDVRLKRTVRDYLQDVKGQILWVSGDPVTPKKRAEELQITSVEDAVSKCIDVRLFGVVIPAEGRGTSESSLTGPVQFRFGRTLNKTRPVYMQGTAAFASDEKDKQRSFRDDHMIPYGLIAFYGIINQNAAKATGMSDEDRDALLDGIWNGTRNLITRSKMEQLPRFLLNVVYKEGNYHIGELDAGITISVAMPEEDVRSIAELTLNFDGLAATLVGAKDQIERIEYRYDKRIQSAAEFVEIMENEKITVEELIDKKSDLSSEQEKGEKDAGIAKNETPEA, from the coding sequence ATGGAAACGAAAACGGAAACGATCAAAAACCGCAGTGAACTGATATTTCTCTACGATATCAAGTGGGGCAACCCGAATGGCGATCCGATGGATGAAAACCGGCCGCGTTTCGACGAGGAACGGTCGGTAGCGATCGTTACGGACGTGCGCCTCAAGAGGACGGTTCGGGACTATCTTCAGGATGTCAAGGGCCAGATCCTCTGGGTCAGCGGAGACCCGGTCACCCCTAAAAAACGAGCAGAAGAACTTCAGATTACGAGTGTCGAGGATGCGGTAAGCAAATGCATCGATGTCCGTCTCTTCGGTGTCGTGATCCCTGCGGAAGGAAGGGGTACGTCGGAGTCTTCTCTCACCGGACCGGTCCAGTTCCGGTTTGGGCGCACCCTTAACAAGACGCGTCCGGTCTATATGCAGGGGACGGCGGCGTTTGCCTCAGATGAAAAGGATAAACAACGGAGTTTCCGGGACGACCACATGATCCCGTACGGTCTCATTGCATTTTACGGCATTATTAACCAGAACGCCGCAAAGGCAACAGGAATGTCCGACGAAGACCGCGACGCCCTCCTCGACGGAATATGGAACGGTACGCGGAACCTGATCACCCGTTCGAAGATGGAACAACTCCCCCGCTTCCTCCTCAACGTAGTCTACAAGGAAGGCAACTATCACATCGGGGAACTTGACGCCGGGATCACCATCAGCGTCGCGATGCCCGAGGAGGATGTCCGCTCCATTGCCGAACTGACGTTGAACTTCGATGGACTGGCAGCCACGCTCGTCGGGGCGAAAGACCAGATAGAGCGGATTGAATACAGGTACGATAAAAGGATTCAATCAGCGGCCGAATTTGTAGAAATAATGGAGAATGAGAAAATCACCGTTGAAGAACTCATCGATAAGAAAAGCGATCTCTCCTCCGAGCAAGAAAAGGGAGAGAAGGATGCGGGCATCGCCAAGAATGAAACCCCAGAGGCCTGA
- a CDS encoding TIGR02556 family CRISPR-associated protein — protein sequence MLQKLATIGKACREQDPITSYVSQLSDNVTKWYAIDLAGPNDPAPRFSVGDRYIDQPRMFLYKHKKGNFKTSPGPSILLSGNPPKKKKGIIVEDDEERLDKLIRFFEGTPLEQALVRSRDALAEQLLATPKEERKMSLLTVRLDGKFPYDVPFIRDTFLRNIEGSSDQKDASAVCCICNARCPPDPKIDKVLKCATLDKLGFVPDMSKKNLWRAYSLCPECFTDLSRGRQVIEKSLSFSIPGKLTLWIIPEVGEERAKKVIENILARAVEEKDLAFFKNFAQAERLIQRILAEQQAHYDFVFIQKSQNAEKIVLQVTEVSPTRLSLLARSAAAVQEEKPFTWTFAPGIGTLFWLFGKPGKKFKGYKPFLEAVGAVYTGDRIDSSVFHGYTMQRLRGELYESKSWDDFRQSIWKSGAMYLYLMLIGVIRGETAMEPSHTSILNEEWKKALFFEGVMTGALLEHQRGRKESGNMPFLKKLRGLRMEQKDFLGLMPELVLKFHQYQEYDDDVASLHEKASQAFLNAGDWRASIDEMNFVFTLGMGLYRTYYFKKEDSNGNENGNDQKPQ from the coding sequence ATGCTCCAGAAACTGGCGACGATCGGGAAAGCCTGTAGGGAACAGGATCCGATCACGTCGTACGTTAGTCAACTGTCAGACAACGTAACAAAATGGTATGCGATCGATCTGGCAGGCCCCAACGACCCTGCGCCGCGGTTTAGTGTTGGGGATCGCTACATCGATCAGCCCCGGATGTTCTTATATAAGCATAAAAAAGGGAATTTTAAGACTTCACCCGGTCCTTCCATACTGCTTTCTGGAAACCCTCCCAAGAAGAAGAAGGGGATTATTGTTGAGGATGACGAAGAACGTCTGGACAAACTGATTCGGTTTTTTGAAGGCACTCCCCTCGAACAAGCACTTGTTCGGTCCCGAGATGCCCTTGCGGAACAACTGCTTGCCACTCCAAAAGAGGAACGGAAAATGTCCCTCCTGACCGTACGGCTGGATGGGAAGTTCCCGTACGATGTGCCATTCATTAGGGATACGTTCCTCAGAAACATAGAGGGATCCTCCGATCAGAAGGATGCCTCTGCGGTCTGCTGCATATGCAATGCACGCTGCCCTCCAGACCCAAAAATTGATAAAGTTCTCAAATGTGCTACCCTCGATAAACTTGGTTTCGTCCCGGATATGTCTAAAAAGAACCTCTGGAGGGCGTACTCCCTCTGCCCCGAGTGTTTCACCGATCTCTCTCGGGGACGACAGGTGATTGAAAAGTCCCTCAGTTTTTCAATTCCCGGAAAACTTACTCTTTGGATCATTCCCGAGGTGGGGGAGGAACGGGCAAAGAAAGTGATCGAGAACATCCTCGCCCGTGCGGTTGAAGAAAAAGATTTAGCGTTTTTCAAAAATTTCGCCCAGGCCGAACGTCTTATCCAGCGCATCCTCGCCGAACAGCAGGCGCATTACGATTTTGTGTTTATTCAGAAGTCTCAAAATGCGGAGAAAATTGTCCTGCAGGTGACTGAAGTGTCACCGACGCGGCTCTCCCTGCTTGCCAGATCCGCAGCAGCGGTTCAGGAGGAAAAACCATTTACTTGGACATTCGCCCCTGGGATCGGGACGCTCTTCTGGCTCTTTGGCAAGCCCGGGAAAAAATTCAAAGGGTATAAGCCATTCCTGGAAGCGGTCGGTGCAGTCTATACAGGCGACCGGATCGACTCCTCAGTTTTTCACGGCTACACCATGCAACGTCTTCGAGGTGAACTGTATGAATCCAAGTCCTGGGATGATTTTCGTCAGTCAATCTGGAAATCTGGCGCGATGTACCTTTACCTCATGTTGATCGGAGTTATCAGAGGTGAAACTGCTATGGAACCATCACACACGAGTATTTTGAACGAAGAATGGAAAAAGGCGCTGTTTTTTGAGGGGGTCATGACCGGCGCCCTCCTGGAGCACCAGAGAGGACGGAAGGAATCCGGCAACATGCCGTTCCTGAAGAAACTCCGCGGGCTCAGGATGGAGCAGAAGGATTTTCTCGGCCTCATGCCGGAACTGGTCCTCAAGTTTCATCAGTATCAGGAGTATGATGACGACGTCGCCAGCCTTCACGAGAAGGCCTCGCAGGCATTCCTCAATGCCGGGGACTGGAGGGCATCGATCGATGAGATGAACTTTGTCTTCACCCTCGGGATGGGGCTGTATCGAACATATTATTTCAAAAAGGAGGATTCAAATGGAAACGAAAACGGAAACGATCAAAAACCGCAGTGA